TATAGAAATGCCAAGAATGGACGGTTATACTCTGGCACAGGAAATCAGAAAATACAATAAATACAGAAAGCTTCCTTTAATCGCGGTAACAAGCAGAACTACAAAAGCGGACAGGGTAAGAGGCGTTGAAGTGGGTATGAACGAATATATTACAAAGCCTTATACGGCTGAATATTTGCAAAATGTTGTTAGAAGAAATTTAGGATTATAAGGGTAAGTCATGGGAAGTTTAAATGAAATAGTAAAACAACAGCAGCAGTCATTGACTCAGCCTGAAGAAAACGTATCTGAAGAAATTGTCCAGCTTGTAGGGTTTATTGTTGGTGAAGAAGAATTTGCCGTTCCAATTCTTTCTATTCAGGAAATTATCAAGCCTATAGAGTGGACAAGAGTACCTTTTACGCCTGATTATGTACTTGGTGTATTTAACTTAAGAGGTAATGTTTTGCCTTTAATTGATTTAAGGGTAAAATTCGGATGTTCGGCAAATGAAATTGACGAAAACACTCGTTTTATAGTAATGAAAATAAAAAACGAAGATGTGGCGTTTATTATTGACAGATTAACATCCGCTCTTAGAATTAAGAAAAAAA
This genomic interval from Nautilia profundicola AmH contains the following:
- a CDS encoding chemotaxis protein CheW — encoded protein: MGSLNEIVKQQQQSLTQPEENVSEEIVQLVGFIVGEEEFAVPILSIQEIIKPIEWTRVPFTPDYVLGVFNLRGNVLPLIDLRVKFGCSANEIDENTRFIVMKIKNEDVAFIIDRLTSALRIKKKNILPPPDTYSNEDDIIEGVGRMDDGRIITILKVDNLIKREDIVPNNES